A region from the Saccharomonospora azurea NA-128 genome encodes:
- a CDS encoding YbaB/EbfC family nucleoid-associated protein, with product MTTAGNTAPITVTSADGLVSATLGPHGELTDLEFAPDAFDRTDPARLADTVLDVVRQAGQGRQALLDPPTRQLAPVRPPRPTPRRARRAR from the coding sequence GTGACCACGGCTGGCAACACGGCACCGATCACCGTCACCTCGGCCGACGGCCTCGTGAGCGCCACTCTCGGCCCGCACGGCGAGCTCACCGATCTCGAATTCGCCCCCGACGCGTTCGACCGGACCGACCCCGCGCGGCTCGCCGACACCGTCCTCGACGTCGTCCGTCAGGCCGGGCAGGGCAGGCAGGCGCTGCTCGACCCGCCGACGCGACAACTGGCGCCGGTACGACCTCCGAGACCGACGCCCAGGAGAGCCCGCCGCGCCCGATAA
- a CDS encoding TNT domain-containing protein, with translation MRYRVEVADRPDALYALWDGRLFRANRSTADNTVLLVVLEGEEAPEGFDATSEGRPAKVVPAHEAPATFALHTYCLYDDEPYRVEPRSTDAELTLRWDGTDEAVARELGLAGFSTTTDDPDALTALWQERHDFAEEGEPRSEPGSGDADLLLRAVGQTLRSFLPAGWQRVAAQFRQLGDFSELEVRAVADDVVVSLSAPPALGQLFSQLRSAMYTPDAGTWFQGTYTLDSAGNFDFDHDSVNEPAWRLGPDERRTAASYDVELRYYPRKSAPDWLAAKAGLPLDVRFRHARVVDSHAPGEKPVVNRTPVPQEQVRDILNYLYRAPVVHTKPGPLPDIFVPGPPNVPDAYHTDGTWLWPAAVPHYLRKYGVPPEPELLDHIRAAGFAVPYVEPHVRATAEADVLGAPRPPRSAREVSRPDPVRAVARGEEPHRPLRASEVLRLTRERLAELGVAETAYRIGDAVDGAWCLRRTAQGWEVARHADGRPVEPRYFREVQVAAEALVGALLLFPGRAHPGEAASPADGGAPDAASQVTDWPILPLRGEPPLTFFERKRLLTLPAGTLVERYGNDSGNLVHPQDTPFAETALTLDREFTRRRYRVVRPIGVLAGVLRPWGPLPGGGVGYLLPRALAQHVESGALEPLG, from the coding sequence GTGCGTTACCGAGTCGAGGTGGCCGACCGACCCGATGCGTTGTACGCGCTGTGGGACGGTCGGCTCTTCCGCGCCAACCGCTCCACCGCCGACAACACCGTGTTGCTCGTCGTCCTCGAGGGCGAGGAGGCGCCGGAGGGCTTCGACGCCACGTCCGAGGGCAGGCCCGCGAAGGTGGTCCCGGCCCACGAGGCTCCGGCGACGTTCGCCCTGCACACCTACTGCCTCTACGACGACGAGCCCTACCGCGTCGAGCCGCGCTCGACCGATGCCGAACTGACCCTGCGCTGGGACGGCACGGACGAGGCCGTGGCCCGCGAGCTCGGGCTGGCGGGGTTCAGCACGACCACCGACGATCCCGACGCGCTGACGGCCCTGTGGCAGGAGCGGCACGACTTCGCCGAGGAGGGCGAGCCCCGCAGCGAACCCGGCAGCGGCGATGCCGACCTGCTGTTGCGTGCCGTGGGGCAGACGCTGCGGTCGTTCCTTCCCGCGGGCTGGCAACGCGTCGCGGCGCAGTTCCGGCAGCTCGGCGACTTCTCCGAACTCGAGGTCAGGGCCGTGGCCGACGACGTGGTGGTGTCGCTGTCGGCACCGCCCGCGCTGGGGCAGCTGTTCTCGCAGCTGCGTTCGGCGATGTACACGCCGGACGCGGGCACGTGGTTCCAGGGCACCTACACGCTCGACTCGGCCGGGAACTTCGACTTCGACCACGATTCCGTCAACGAACCGGCCTGGCGCCTCGGCCCGGACGAGCGCAGGACGGCCGCGAGCTACGACGTCGAGCTGCGGTACTACCCGAGGAAGTCCGCGCCGGACTGGCTCGCCGCGAAAGCGGGACTGCCGCTGGACGTGCGCTTCCGGCACGCGAGGGTCGTCGACAGCCACGCGCCGGGGGAGAAGCCGGTGGTCAACCGGACGCCCGTCCCGCAGGAGCAGGTGCGCGACATCCTGAACTACCTGTACCGCGCACCGGTGGTGCACACCAAGCCGGGACCGCTGCCCGACATCTTCGTGCCGGGCCCGCCCAACGTGCCCGACGCCTACCACACCGACGGCACGTGGCTCTGGCCCGCGGCCGTACCGCACTACCTGCGCAAGTACGGCGTGCCGCCGGAGCCGGAACTGCTCGACCACATCCGGGCCGCCGGGTTCGCCGTGCCGTACGTGGAGCCGCACGTCCGGGCCACGGCGGAGGCGGACGTCCTCGGTGCTCCCCGCCCGCCGCGGTCGGCGCGCGAGGTGAGCCGCCCCGACCCGGTGAGGGCGGTGGCCCGCGGGGAGGAGCCACACCGGCCCCTGCGGGCCTCGGAGGTGTTGCGCCTGACGCGCGAGCGCCTGGCCGAGCTCGGGGTGGCCGAGACCGCCTACCGCATCGGCGACGCCGTCGACGGCGCGTGGTGTCTGCGCCGCACCGCCCAGGGATGGGAGGTCGCCCGCCACGCCGACGGCCGGCCGGTCGAGCCGCGCTACTTCCGCGAGGTCCAGGTCGCGGCCGAAGCGCTGGTGGGGGCACTGCTGCTGTTTCCCGGCCGGGCGCATCCCGGTGAGGCGGCCAGTCCCGCCGACGGCGGAGCACCGGACGCGGCGTCGCAGGTCACGGACTGGCCCATCCTGCCGCTGCGGGGCGAACCGCCGCTCACCTTCTTCGAGCGCAAGCGTTTGCTCACCCTTCCGGCCGGCACCCTGGTCGAGCGCTACGGCAACGACTCGGGCAACCTCGTGCACCCGCAGGACACCCCGTTCGCCGAGACCGCCCTGACGTTGGACCGCGAGTTCACCCGACGGCGATACCGCGTCGTGCGGCCGATCGGCGTGCTCGCCGGAGTGCTGCGCCCGTGGGGTCCGCTGCCCGGCGGCGGTGTGGGCTACCTGCTGCCCCGCGCGCTCGCCCAGCACGTCGAGAGCGGAGCCCTCGAACCGCTGGGGTAG
- a CDS encoding CCA tRNA nucleotidyltransferase translates to MGSQTTVNERNSEASAARRLTEAKRNAVAELLRVSPIADELATRFADAGHRLYLVGGSVRDALLGRLSTDLDFTTDARPEQIQRIVSGWADAVWDTGIEFGTVGAAKHGTTCEITTFRADTYDRVGRNPEVAFGDDIEGDLVRRDFTVNAMAVEVSTKTFVDPHDGLEALARRALDTPATPEESFADDPLRMLRAARFVSQLGFEPAPRVVKAMTDMAGELRRITPERVQTELSKLIVGPHPRKGIELMVDTGLAEYVLPEVPGMRLAIDEHHQHKDVYQHSLTVLEQAIDLETNHEPRLEPDLVLRLAALLHDIGKPATRRFEPGGGVSFHHHEVVGAKMVRKRLRALRYPKDVVNDVSQLVFLHLRFHGYGKGEWTDSAVRRYVTDAGELLPKLHKLVRADCTTRNKRKAAALQRSYDDLEARIARIAEEEDLARVRPDLDGNEIMRILGLKPGPLVGQAWKHLKELRLDRGPLDHDEAVAELRRWAAEQGIDVPDTTDRPADPSGE, encoded by the coding sequence TTGGGCAGTCAGACCACGGTGAACGAGCGGAACAGCGAGGCGAGTGCCGCACGGCGTCTGACCGAGGCGAAGCGCAACGCCGTCGCCGAACTCCTCCGTGTCTCCCCCATCGCCGACGAGCTCGCCACCCGGTTCGCGGACGCCGGTCACCGCCTGTACCTCGTGGGCGGGAGCGTGCGGGACGCGCTGCTGGGCCGGCTCTCCACAGACCTCGACTTCACCACCGACGCGCGCCCCGAGCAGATCCAGCGCATCGTCTCCGGCTGGGCGGACGCCGTCTGGGACACCGGTATCGAGTTCGGCACGGTGGGGGCGGCCAAACACGGCACCACGTGCGAGATCACCACGTTCCGCGCCGACACCTACGACCGCGTCGGACGCAATCCGGAGGTCGCGTTCGGCGACGACATCGAGGGCGACCTCGTGCGCAGGGACTTCACGGTCAACGCCATGGCCGTCGAGGTCTCCACGAAGACGTTCGTCGACCCGCACGACGGGCTGGAGGCGCTCGCGCGGCGGGCGCTCGACACTCCGGCGACGCCCGAGGAGTCGTTCGCCGACGATCCGTTGCGGATGCTGCGGGCCGCCCGGTTCGTCTCGCAGCTCGGTTTCGAACCCGCGCCGCGAGTCGTGAAGGCGATGACCGACATGGCGGGTGAGCTGCGGCGCATCACCCCGGAGCGCGTGCAGACGGAGCTGTCGAAGCTCATCGTCGGCCCACACCCGCGCAAGGGCATCGAGCTCATGGTGGACACGGGGCTGGCCGAGTACGTGCTGCCGGAGGTGCCCGGGATGCGCCTGGCCATCGACGAGCACCACCAGCACAAGGACGTCTACCAGCACTCGCTGACCGTGCTGGAGCAGGCGATCGACCTGGAGACCAACCACGAGCCGCGGCTCGAACCGGACCTGGTGCTGCGGCTCGCGGCATTGCTGCACGACATCGGCAAGCCCGCCACCCGGCGCTTCGAGCCCGGTGGCGGGGTGAGCTTCCACCACCACGAGGTCGTCGGGGCCAAGATGGTGCGCAAGCGTTTGCGGGCGTTGCGCTACCCCAAGGACGTCGTCAACGACGTCTCGCAGCTCGTGTTCCTCCACCTGCGGTTCCACGGCTACGGCAAGGGCGAGTGGACCGACTCCGCGGTGCGCCGGTACGTCACCGACGCCGGGGAGCTGCTGCCGAAGCTGCACAAGCTGGTGCGGGCCGACTGCACCACGCGCAACAAGCGCAAGGCCGCGGCGCTGCAGCGCTCGTACGACGACCTCGAGGCCCGGATCGCCCGCATCGCCGAGGAGGAGGACCTCGCGCGGGTCCGCCCGGACCTCGACGGCAACGAGATCATGCGCATCCTGGGCCTGAAGCCCGGGCCGCTCGTGGGCCAGGCGTGGAAGCACCTCAAGGAGCTGCGGCTGGACCGCGGGCCCCTCGACCACGACGAGGCCGTGGCCGAGTTGCGCCGGTGGGCCGCCGAGCAGGGGATCGACGTGCCGGACACGACCGACCGGCCCGCCGACCCCTCCGGCGAGTAG
- a CDS encoding NUDIX hydrolase produces the protein MPGSAGRSGGPNPGRRSRRRRRTRLTTVNETSAGGLVVDPQRRHAVLIGRLDRHGRLLWSLPKGHIEDGETTEQTAVREVKEETGISAHVLRELGTIDYWFVAERRRVHKTVHHFLLEADGGELSDEDVEVTEVAWVPLDELESRLAYSDERKLVRRARELFEKDARTDGD, from the coding sequence ATGCCTGGATCGGCTGGTCGCTCTGGCGGCCCGAACCCGGGACGCCGGTCCCGGCGCCGTCGCAGGACTCGGCTGACCACGGTGAACGAAACGTCCGCCGGGGGCCTCGTCGTGGACCCGCAGCGGCGTCACGCGGTGCTGATCGGCCGGTTGGACCGGCACGGCAGACTGCTGTGGTCCCTACCCAAGGGACACATCGAGGACGGCGAGACCACGGAGCAGACCGCAGTGCGTGAGGTGAAGGAGGAAACCGGCATTTCCGCTCACGTACTGCGCGAGCTCGGCACCATCGACTACTGGTTCGTCGCCGAACGACGTCGGGTTCACAAGACCGTCCACCATTTCCTGCTCGAAGCCGACGGCGGGGAGCTCTCCGACGAGGACGTGGAAGTGACCGAGGTCGCGTGGGTTCCGCTGGACGAACTCGAGTCCAGACTCGCCTACTCGGACGAGCGGAAGCTGGTGCGCCGAGCGCGCGAGCTCTTCGAGAAGGACGCACGAACTGATGGGGACTGA
- a CDS encoding DUF6049 family protein, whose amino-acid sequence MRKLAAFGLALVFLAGQALFATPATPGSSGWAGLSGLPTAAAAPESDDVLRVRVDELTPRLVDTGTTEVTVVATVTNVGKRPVSDIVGRIQAGQRQPTAAALAQTLAEPPASESGWSPWVGVPGRLAPGEKARLRISAPPAALGLTEPGVYPLLLNVNGTPSSGAPARLAAVNLLMPVLGDAKGGTSTPLSMLWPIAAREPKVVSAPYDGQIVLADDSLAGELAPGGRLHSLVAAAESRRGHAALFGSLCYAVDPDLLETVTAMGRGYQVRTASGTVEGTGSESARQWLDQLRTLVQGQCVIETPYAGADLATLATVESDVDLVGEAVTNGATFLDVLNLGPMPGVVWSGGRLTPSALSAAADAGATTVITGPGHTSTDGASDTSAGDSGVDVVTYDTLVAAGFGHATSRGGGSGQPRVATQNAVAAVALRGGLSDEAGGGPVLMAPPHNWNVTGDDLTAMLDSLAELHGRQLVHPVPVPEMLETGTGGATQSDTVAGRAADTSARPLPDDLVSTLSDIESTLADFQAAMSVDPTRQVEPVNLVRPLHNAVIRATSASWRDTRAQRKATEAAVGQVRQLTGRVSVTTPSQPVSLASGSSPLPVTLSNDLPVAVTVRIKLTNSPGLRPSRIEDTPLAANSRVSRFIPAETLRSGRFMVNVSLTTPTGTTLGHAARMELMSTEFGVVTVVLTATAGAALVFLSGRQIYRRVKTRGEEHG is encoded by the coding sequence GTGAGGAAGCTCGCCGCGTTCGGTCTGGCGCTGGTCTTCCTCGCCGGTCAGGCGTTGTTCGCCACACCGGCGACACCGGGTTCCTCGGGGTGGGCAGGGCTGTCCGGATTGCCCACGGCCGCGGCCGCACCCGAGTCCGACGACGTTCTGCGGGTGCGAGTCGACGAGTTGACCCCCCGCCTGGTGGACACGGGCACCACCGAGGTCACCGTCGTCGCGACCGTGACCAACGTCGGCAAGCGGCCGGTGTCGGACATCGTGGGCCGCATCCAGGCAGGTCAGCGGCAGCCCACGGCGGCGGCGCTCGCGCAGACCCTCGCCGAACCCCCGGCCTCCGAGTCGGGCTGGTCGCCGTGGGTGGGCGTGCCGGGGCGGCTCGCCCCGGGGGAGAAGGCCCGCCTCCGCATCTCCGCGCCGCCCGCGGCGCTCGGGTTGACCGAGCCGGGCGTGTACCCGCTGTTGCTCAACGTCAACGGCACACCGTCCTCCGGGGCCCCGGCCCGCCTCGCGGCCGTGAACCTTCTGATGCCTGTGCTCGGCGACGCCAAGGGCGGGACGTCCACACCTCTCTCGATGCTGTGGCCCATCGCGGCCCGGGAACCGAAGGTGGTCTCCGCCCCGTACGACGGGCAGATCGTGCTCGCCGACGACAGCCTCGCCGGCGAACTCGCCCCGGGTGGACGCCTCCACTCCCTGGTGGCCGCCGCCGAGAGCCGGCGCGGCCACGCCGCCCTCTTCGGCTCGCTCTGCTACGCCGTCGACCCCGACCTGCTGGAGACCGTCACCGCGATGGGGCGGGGCTACCAGGTCCGAACCGCGTCGGGCACCGTCGAGGGCACGGGCAGTGAGAGCGCACGCCAGTGGCTCGACCAGCTGCGCACCCTGGTGCAGGGTCAGTGCGTCATCGAGACGCCGTACGCGGGCGCGGACCTCGCGACGCTCGCGACGGTCGAGTCCGACGTGGACCTGGTCGGCGAGGCGGTGACCAACGGAGCCACGTTCCTCGACGTCCTCAACCTCGGCCCGATGCCCGGCGTGGTGTGGTCGGGCGGCCGTCTGACGCCCTCGGCGCTCAGCGCCGCCGCCGACGCCGGTGCGACCACCGTCATCACCGGTCCGGGCCACACGAGCACCGACGGTGCCTCCGACACCTCCGCGGGTGACTCCGGCGTCGACGTCGTCACCTACGACACCCTCGTGGCGGCCGGGTTCGGTCACGCGACCTCGCGCGGCGGCGGAAGCGGGCAGCCGCGGGTCGCCACGCAGAACGCGGTCGCGGCCGTCGCCCTGCGCGGCGGACTGTCCGACGAGGCGGGCGGTGGACCGGTCCTGATGGCCCCACCGCACAACTGGAACGTGACCGGCGACGACCTCACCGCGATGCTCGACTCGCTGGCCGAGCTGCACGGCAGGCAGCTGGTGCACCCGGTGCCGGTACCCGAGATGCTCGAGACGGGCACCGGCGGCGCGACGCAGAGCGACACCGTCGCGGGCCGGGCCGCCGACACGTCGGCGCGCCCGCTGCCGGACGACCTGGTCTCCACCCTGTCTGACATCGAGTCGACGCTCGCCGACTTCCAGGCCGCCATGTCGGTCGACCCCACCCGGCAGGTCGAACCGGTGAACCTCGTCCGGCCGCTGCACAACGCCGTGATCCGAGCCACCTCGGCGTCGTGGCGCGACACCCGCGCCCAGCGCAAGGCCACCGAAGCCGCCGTCGGGCAGGTACGCCAGCTCACCGGCCGCGTCAGCGTCACCACGCCGTCGCAGCCGGTGTCGCTCGCGTCGGGGTCCAGTCCGCTGCCGGTGACGTTGAGCAACGACCTGCCGGTGGCGGTCACCGTGCGCATCAAACTCACCAACAGCCCGGGACTGCGGCCGTCCAGGATCGAGGACACTCCGCTGGCCGCCAACAGCCGCGTGAGCCGGTTCATCCCCGCCGAGACCCTGCGCTCGGGCCGGTTCATGGTGAACGTGTCACTGACCACGCCCACCGGGACCACGCTGGGTCACGCCGCCCGCATGGAGCTCATGTCGACCGAGTTCGGCGTCGTCACGGTCGTGCTCACCGCCACGGCGGGCGCGGCCCTGGTCTTCCTGTCCGGCCGGCAGATATACCGTCGAGTGAAGACCCGGGGGGAGGAACACGGCTGA
- the murJ gene encoding murein biosynthesis integral membrane protein MurJ gives MRPWRQEAQRRRPAPPPPRDSERTIFIPRERGIPPGVRWPAADPDVLRPYDELATRMMPRISAEPIGERLPEVQLDRPKDDQQKAPSLAKASGRMAIATLTSRITGFAWKVMLAWVATLGVLYDSFTVANTLPLIINELLLGGVLTSVVVPLLVRSQDDEDGGEAYTQRLLTLAITVLGVGTVVSTACAPWLTGLLMDDTGDADPQLATWFAYLLLPGLLFYGLFAVLSAILNAKQIFGPAQWAPVVNNLVIFATIAAFAVVPGDPTIVPTQMTDPQVLVLGIGVLTAMVAQAMFLVPALRRSGFTFQWRFGLDERLKEFGGLAAWILGYVAVSQIGMVVNTRVLTGGAAGGPSIYSNAWLLFQLPYGVIGVSLLTALMPKMSRAAADGDHRKLVGDLSYGSRITTIMLMPVSAVMAVAGPSIGVALFALGKGSVEDAERLGQALAVSAFGLVPYALVMLQMRVFYAMKDSRTPTLIMCVMTAVKIPLLYLAASVLDPVNVVLGVMMVNSLVFVVGAVMGQVWLWVKLGNLRSRRVLGVILFTVVASGLGALAAALVAQLVPNLLGDIGTAWVTLVLQGVVGLAVSFGVLIALKVDELAPVTRRISGLLRRG, from the coding sequence GTGAGGCCGTGGCGTCAGGAAGCACAGCGACGCCGACCCGCACCGCCGCCACCGAGGGACAGCGAGCGGACGATCTTCATCCCGCGGGAACGCGGCATCCCCCCGGGGGTGCGCTGGCCCGCGGCCGACCCGGACGTCCTCCGCCCCTACGACGAGCTCGCGACGCGGATGATGCCGCGGATCTCTGCGGAGCCGATCGGGGAACGGCTTCCCGAGGTCCAGCTCGACCGGCCGAAGGACGACCAACAGAAGGCGCCGTCGCTGGCCAAGGCCAGTGGCCGGATGGCCATCGCCACGCTGACCAGCCGCATCACCGGCTTCGCCTGGAAGGTGATGCTGGCGTGGGTGGCCACGCTGGGTGTCCTCTACGACTCCTTCACTGTGGCCAACACCCTGCCGCTCATCATCAACGAGCTCCTGCTCGGCGGTGTGCTGACCAGCGTGGTCGTGCCGCTGCTCGTGCGGTCGCAGGACGACGAGGACGGCGGCGAGGCCTACACCCAACGTCTGCTGACGCTCGCCATCACGGTGCTCGGTGTGGGCACCGTGGTCTCGACCGCGTGTGCGCCGTGGCTGACCGGGCTGCTGATGGACGACACCGGCGACGCCGACCCGCAGCTCGCGACCTGGTTCGCGTACCTGCTGCTGCCGGGTCTGTTGTTCTACGGGCTGTTCGCGGTGCTGTCGGCCATCCTCAACGCCAAGCAGATCTTCGGTCCGGCCCAGTGGGCACCGGTGGTCAACAACCTCGTCATCTTCGCCACGATCGCCGCGTTCGCGGTGGTGCCGGGCGATCCGACGATCGTGCCGACGCAGATGACCGACCCGCAGGTGCTCGTGCTCGGCATCGGCGTGCTCACGGCGATGGTCGCGCAGGCCATGTTCCTCGTGCCCGCGCTGCGTCGTTCGGGCTTCACGTTCCAGTGGCGCTTCGGCCTCGACGAACGGCTGAAGGAGTTCGGCGGACTCGCCGCCTGGATTCTGGGTTACGTCGCCGTGAGCCAGATCGGCATGGTGGTCAACACCCGCGTGCTCACGGGTGGGGCGGCCGGTGGTCCGTCGATCTACTCGAACGCGTGGCTGCTGTTCCAGCTGCCCTACGGCGTCATCGGCGTCTCGCTGCTCACCGCGCTCATGCCGAAGATGAGCCGGGCCGCGGCCGACGGCGATCACCGCAAACTCGTCGGCGACCTGTCGTACGGCTCCCGCATCACCACGATCATGCTGATGCCGGTGTCGGCCGTCATGGCGGTGGCCGGGCCGTCGATCGGTGTGGCCCTGTTCGCCCTCGGCAAGGGGTCGGTGGAGGACGCGGAACGCCTTGGCCAGGCGCTGGCCGTGTCGGCGTTCGGCCTGGTGCCGTACGCGCTCGTGATGCTGCAGATGCGCGTGTTCTACGCCATGAAGGACTCGCGCACTCCGACGCTCATCATGTGCGTGATGACGGCGGTGAAGATCCCGCTGCTGTACCTCGCCGCCTCCGTCCTCGACCCGGTCAACGTGGTGCTCGGCGTGATGATGGTGAACTCGCTGGTCTTCGTGGTCGGCGCCGTCATGGGCCAGGTGTGGCTCTGGGTGAAGCTCGGCAACCTGCGGAGCAGGCGCGTGCTCGGCGTCATCCTGTTCACCGTCGTGGCGAGCGGCCTCGGCGCGCTCGCCGCGGCGCTGGTGGCGCAGCTCGTGCCGAACCTGCTCGGCGACATCGGGACGGCGTGGGTGACGCTCGTCCTGCAGGGCGTCGTCGGCCTCGCGGTGTCCTTCGGGGTGCTGATCGCGTTGAAGGTGGACGAACTCGCGCCCGTGACGCGTCGGATTTCCGGTCTGCTCCGCCGCGGTTAA
- a CDS encoding protein kinase family protein has protein sequence MGIRTHGGSLAPGGVVGDGRYRLLAQFGIDERVGAHLWRARDGQLRRDVALTILVGDPADVEAARQGRRTLERAAHAAKFTHPSVARVLDVLTLGNGISSSEGLLGIVVSEWTKGTDLVDLVHEKRIAPSTAARMVQALAEPVERAHQSGLVLGIDHPQRLRVTPDGRLRLAFPAPPPATTLRDDVKALGAVLYLLLTGRWALPGGPPALPAAPRDPQGQPVPPHVLEPRVPQEMSALAVRTISDGGQGGIRTSAAILRVLDKVASAEERTRKEPEAVEPDGTVWTTKKPVKDAARRRKLALGVSALVIAAVAALAWVGMMAISFFRDDPPSGPPVNLAEQSATQKPGQDGDGDQGDGGDQGGSLGSPVKPSEVAVFNPEGEGDGVADAPKAVDGDESTAWETDEYRQQFPLFKTGVGLLASFDDSLELGAVRIVSDTPGTEVEIRVADSAQPELEQTTTVASTRLENGTTEVTLDEPASGQYVLIWIKTLAGEAPELQSRLAEVAFLPVN, from the coding sequence GTGGGCATCCGAACACACGGCGGATCGCTGGCACCCGGCGGGGTCGTCGGCGACGGCCGGTACCGGCTGCTCGCGCAGTTCGGCATCGACGAACGCGTCGGCGCCCATCTGTGGAGAGCCCGGGACGGCCAGCTCCGCAGGGACGTCGCGCTGACCATCCTCGTGGGTGACCCCGCCGACGTGGAAGCCGCTCGGCAGGGTCGGCGGACGCTCGAACGCGCGGCGCATGCGGCGAAGTTCACACATCCCAGCGTCGCCCGCGTTCTCGACGTCCTGACCCTCGGCAACGGCATCAGCTCCAGCGAGGGACTGCTGGGCATCGTCGTGTCCGAGTGGACCAAGGGCACCGACCTCGTCGACCTCGTCCACGAGAAGCGGATCGCGCCGAGTACCGCGGCGAGGATGGTGCAGGCGCTGGCCGAACCCGTCGAACGCGCCCACCAGTCGGGTCTCGTGCTCGGTATCGACCACCCGCAACGGCTGAGGGTGACCCCGGACGGCAGGCTCCGCCTGGCGTTCCCCGCCCCGCCTCCGGCCACGACGCTGCGCGACGACGTCAAGGCACTCGGCGCGGTGCTGTACCTGCTGCTCACGGGCCGGTGGGCGCTTCCCGGCGGCCCGCCCGCGCTTCCCGCCGCACCGCGGGACCCCCAGGGGCAGCCCGTGCCACCGCACGTCCTCGAACCGCGCGTGCCGCAGGAGATGTCGGCGCTCGCGGTGCGCACCATCTCCGACGGCGGCCAGGGCGGCATCCGCACCAGCGCCGCCATCCTGCGCGTTCTGGACAAGGTCGCGTCGGCGGAGGAGCGCACCCGCAAGGAACCCGAGGCCGTCGAACCCGACGGCACGGTGTGGACCACCAAGAAGCCGGTCAAGGACGCCGCGCGTCGCCGCAAGCTGGCGCTCGGCGTGAGTGCGCTCGTCATCGCGGCCGTCGCGGCGCTCGCGTGGGTGGGCATGATGGCGATCAGCTTCTTCCGCGACGACCCGCCCTCGGGCCCGCCCGTCAACCTCGCCGAGCAGAGCGCCACCCAGAAGCCCGGGCAGGACGGCGACGGCGACCAGGGCGACGGCGGCGACCAGGGCGGCTCGCTGGGCAGTCCCGTGAAGCCGTCCGAGGTGGCGGTCTTCAATCCCGAGGGCGAGGGCGACGGGGTGGCGGACGCCCCGAAGGCCGTCGACGGCGACGAGAGCACCGCCTGGGAAACCGACGAGTACCGCCAGCAGTTCCCGCTGTTCAAGACGGGTGTGGGACTGCTCGCCTCGTTCGACGACTCCCTCGAACTCGGTGCTGTCCGGATCGTCTCCGACACCCCGGGCACGGAGGTCGAGATCCGGGTCGCCGACTCGGCCCAGCCCGAGCTGGAACAGACCACCACCGTGGCGTCGACCCGGCTGGAGAACGGGACCACCGAGGTGACGCTCGACGAACCCGCCAGCGGGCAGTACGTGCTCATCTGGATCAAGACCCTGGCGGGTGAAGCACCCGAGCTGCAGTCCCGGCTCGCGGAAGTCGCGTTTCTCCCGGTGAACTGA
- the sigM gene encoding RNA polymerase sigma factor SigM, which yields MTAAAPTDADLIAAHAAGDPHAFNELVRRHRDRMWAVALRTVRDPEEAADALQDAFISAFRAASNFRAESQVTTWLHRIVVNACLDRVRRRQARPTVPLPDTSHQEPAVPRDSVSERETRLVIKDALDQLPEEQRVPIVLVDVEGYSVAETAQMLGIAQGTVKSRCARGRAKLAKLLGHLRNPSNEGDVPTHESKHGEGR from the coding sequence GTGACCGCAGCAGCGCCCACGGACGCCGATCTCATAGCCGCACACGCGGCCGGAGATCCTCACGCCTTCAACGAGCTCGTCCGGAGACATCGCGACCGGATGTGGGCTGTGGCCCTGCGCACAGTCCGCGATCCGGAAGAAGCAGCCGACGCCCTCCAGGACGCGTTCATCTCCGCCTTCCGCGCCGCCTCCAACTTCCGGGCCGAGTCCCAGGTCACGACCTGGCTGCACCGGATCGTGGTGAACGCGTGCCTCGATCGGGTAAGGCGCAGGCAGGCGCGTCCCACGGTGCCGTTGCCGGACACCTCCCACCAGGAACCCGCGGTACCTCGCGACTCCGTGTCGGAGCGCGAGACCCGCCTGGTCATCAAGGACGCACTCGACCAGTTGCCGGAAGAGCAGCGGGTGCCCATCGTGTTGGTGGACGTGGAGGGGTACTCCGTCGCCGAGACGGCCCAGATGCTGGGTATCGCGCAGGGGACCGTGAAGAGCAGGTGCGCCCGAGGCCGGGCGAAACTGGCGAAACTTCTTGGTCATCTACGGAACCCGAGCAACGAGGGTGACGTCCCAACTCACGAAAGCAAACACGGGGAGGGACGATGA